In a single window of the Papaver somniferum cultivar HN1 chromosome 8, ASM357369v1, whole genome shotgun sequence genome:
- the LOC113301557 gene encoding uncharacterized protein LOC113301557 — translation MKMMNDSTMGGSKRKLTRGLGGVLREQRGRLYIIRRCVVMLLCWHD, via the coding sequence atgaaaatgatgaatgattCAACAATGGGAGGATCAAAGAGAAAGTTAACCAGAGGACTTGGAGGAGTTCTTAGAGAACAGAGAGGAAGACTTTATATTATTAGAAGATGTGTAGTTATGCTTCTCTGTTGGCATGATTGA